The following proteins are co-located in the Apium graveolens cultivar Ventura chromosome 5, ASM990537v1, whole genome shotgun sequence genome:
- the LOC141659162 gene encoding protein ALWAYS EARLY 3-like isoform X5, which translates to MGPARKSRSVYKRYPNISEVSPVKHGEAAERRVSRKRKLSDMLGPQWSKEELEYFYEAYRKHGKDWKKVGVVLRNRSFEMVEALYTMNRAYLSLPEGTASVAGLIAMMTDHYCNLVRLAGSDSEQESNEGAGTSRKFQKRSQAKVPPKTSKGFEGRLTSSSQAMASSYDQLPLLKKKRSGGTRPRVVGKRTPRFPVPFSHENVQGDRFASPTRQGLRYNGDANDSDVGHENLIALAEASQRGEFSSAKRMVGDNDMDEDDLEGSMDADSEDYSRNKRYMSKAGKQSGLSRKEPRLYGKRLEVDNNRNSQDEIREACSGTEGKKLGAAREKSEIEVTNGKNSRYSQGRWKRSKTIHFDQDEASALTGLEALANAVLMPESTNDNDSSIHVKNESNEVDEPESLEGMRTTHRIEKGQVSEKKWNQSILGSKHATNRTSMLGKDSTYCVSRSPEAELKTLSSFTKLSRKKHKTMASKVSTGERHSDTFMSESQVVEDAEVGNKLTSKGKQSSQSASPMLNKHPEISSSITCPRKEAGDSAMSGVHLPAADQVDITNKVGRRRKTMFGKALKYADSELSDRTKKLLNCFSNHQVRRWCSFEWFYSAIDYPWFAQREFVEYLLHVGLGHVPRLTHVEWGVIRSSLGKPRRFSEQFLKEEKEKLNRYRNSVRTHYTELHSGTREGLPTDLARPLSVGQRVTAIHPKTREIHDGSVLTVDHSRCRVQFDRPELGVEFVTDIDCMPSNPVDNMPTSMTRNRSVTDVENLNNFKINGQAKDQRPEGYIKFSPSENLGNVNSVPHMSPASYPTFNLLKPSKIRAQEADVQAISELSRALEKKQLLVSELRELNNDVLENQKDGVSTLKDSEPFKKQYAAVLVQLRDTDELQVTSALGCLKQRNTYQGNGLLTWPRSMANSGGSVGVFDSSNCSLQNEEHGSHVNEIVENSRTRARTMVNAAMKAFSSMKGGGNTFEKIEEAIDYVYDQIPSVENYIPSERSFAAIESGNLTSQELKCGTLSPLQTLPNQQSNNQSIVPSELITKCVATLLMIQKCTERQFPPADVAQILDSAVTSLQPCTSKNLPVYADIEKCMIMIRNQIMALVPM; encoded by the exons ATGGGCCCAGCAAGGAAGTCCAGGAGTGTGTACAAGCGGTATCCTAATATTAGTGAGGTCTCTCCTGTTAAACATGGAGAGGCTGCTGAAAGAAGGGTCTCACGG AAAAGGAAGTTGTCTGACATGTTGGGACCCCAATGGAGTAAGGAAGAGCTGGAGTACTTCTATGAAGCATATAGAAAGCATGGAAAGGACTGGAAGAAG GTGGGCGTTGTATTGAGAAATCGATCCTTTGAAATGGTGGAGGCGCTTTACACAATGAATAGA GCATACCTGTCTCTTCCAGAAGGAACTGCTTCTGTGGCTGGATTAATTGCAATGATGACAGATCACTATTGCAATCTGGTAAGATTG GCTGGAAGTGATAGTGAGCAAGAAAGCAATGAAGGTGCTGGAACCTCTCGCAAATTTCAAAAGCGCTCTCAGGCGAAGGTACCCCCCAAGACTTCTAAAGGATTTGAAGGACGTTTGACTTCAAGTTCTCAGGCAATGGCATCAAGTTATGACCAGCTACCACTTTTGAAGAAGAAGCGCTCTGGTG GAACCCGACCTCGTGTTGTTGGGAAAAGGACGCCTCGATTTCCCGTTCCGTTTTCTCATGAGAACGTACAAGGGGATCGGTTTGCTTCTCCAACAAGACAAGGTCTAAGATACAACGGGGATGCTAATGATAGTGACGTTGGCCATGAGAATCTTATAGCATTGGCGGAAGCTTCTCAAAGAGGTGAATTTTCTTCAGCAAAGAGAATG GTTGGCGACAATGACATGGATGAAGATGATTTAGAGGGGAGCATGGATGCTGATAGTGAGGATTATTCAAGGAATAAGAGATATATGAGCAAAGCAGGAAAACAGAGTGGTTTATCTCGCAAAGAGCCAAGACTTTACGGGAAGAGGCTAGAAGTTGATAACAATAGAAACAGCCAGGATGAGATTAGGGAAGCCTGTAGTGGAACAGAAGGAAAAAAACTAGGAGCAGCTCGTGAAAAATCTGAAATTGAGGTTACAAATGGAAAAAATTCTAGGTATTCTCAGGGTAGGTGGAAGAGAAGTAAAACGATTCATTTTGACCAAG ATGAAGCCTCCGCCTTAACTGGCCTGGAAGCTTTGGCAAATGCAGTTCTCATGCCTGAATCAACAAATGATAATG attcatccatTCATGTCAAAAACGAAAGTAATGAAGTTGATGAACCTGAATCCCTTGAAGGTATGCGCACGACCCATCGGATAGAGAAAGGACAGGTGTCGGAGAAGAAATGGAATCAATCAATTTTGGGATCAAAACATGCTACAAATAGAACTTCTATGCTGGGAAAAGATTCTACTTATTGTGTTAGTCGTAGTCCCGAGGCTGAGCTGAAAACTCTCTCTTCTTTTACAAAGCTGTCGAGGAAAAAGCACAAGACCATGGCATCAAAA GTTTCGACAGGTGAACGTCACAGTGATACTTTTATGAGTGAATCTCAAGTAGTTGAG GATGCAGAGGTGGGTAATAAGTTAACAAGCAAGGGTAAACAATCATCACAAAGTGCTTCACCCATGTTGAATAAACACCCAGAAATTTCTTCTTCGATTACTTGTCCGAGAAAGGAAGCCGGAGATTCAGCCATGTCAGGTGTACATCTTCCTGCTGCAGATCAGGTTGACATAACCAATAAAGTAGGGAGAAGACGTAAGACAATGTTTGGCAAGGCCCTCAAATATGCAGATTCAGAATTATCAGATAGAACG AAAAAGCTCTTAAATTGCTTTTCCAATCATCAAGTACGTAGGTGGTGTTCATTTGAGTGGTTTTATAGTGCAATTGATTACCCTTGGTTTGCTCAAAGGGAGTTCGTAGAGTACTTGCTTCATGTTGGTCTGGGTCATGTTCCAAGATTAACACATGTTGAATGGGGTGTCATAAGAAG CTCTCTTGGCAAACCGCGAAGGTTTTCTGAACAATTTCTGAAGGAAGAGAAGGAAAAACTAAATCGATACAGGAATTCTGTTAGAACACATTATACAGAACTTCATTCAGGTACTAGGGAAGGGCTTCCAACAGATCTTGCAAGGCCTTTGTCTGTTGGACAACGTGTAACTGCAATTCATCCGAAGACTAGAGAAATTCATGATGGCAGTGTCCTAACTGTAGATCATAGTAGGTGTCGCGTTCAATTTGATCGTCCTGAACTAGGAGTAGAATTTGTCACG GATATTGATTGTATGCCCTCAAATCCAGTAGACAATATGCCAACATCAATGACAAGAAATAGAAGTGTGACTGATGTGGAGAACTTAAATAACTTTAAAATAAATGGGCAGGCAAAAGATCAGAGACCAGAAGGGTATATTAAATTTTCCCCAAGTGAGAACCTGGGAAACGTTAATTCTGTCCCTCATATGTCACCCGCTTCTTACCCGACATTTAATCTATTAAAGCCGTCAAAG ATTAGGGCTCAAGAAGCTGATGTCCAGGCCATTTCTGAGCTAAGTCGTGCTCTCGAGAAAAAG CAATTGCTAGTTTCTGAGTTGAGGGAATTGAACAATGACGTGTTAGAAAATCAGAAGGATGGCGTTTCAACTCTAAAGGACTCGGAGCCTTTTAAAAAGCAATATGCTGCTGTTCTCGTACAACTGCGCGACACAGATGAACTG CAGGTTACTTCTGCTCTGGGTTGTCTAAAGCAACGTAATACTTATCAAGGAAATGGCTTGCTTACATGGCCGAGGTCTATGGCCAATTCCGGTGGTTCCGTTGGTGTGTTTGACTCTTCCAACTGTTCACTTCAAAATGAAGAACATGGATCTCATGTCAATGAAATTGTTGAAAACTCTAGAACAAGGGCTCGTACCATGGTGAATGCAGCAATGAAG GCGTTTTCTTCAATGAAGGGTGGGGGGAACACCtttgagaagattgaggaggctataGACTATGTCTACGATCAGATACCGTCAGTAGAAAACTATATACCATCTGAGAGGTCTTTTGCTGCCATAGAAAGTGGTAATTTGACTTCTCAAGAGCTGAAGTGTGGTACATTAAGTCCATTACAGACTCTACCTAATCAACAGTCAAATAATCAGTCGATAGTTCCTTCAGAACTTATCACTAAATGTGTTGCTACCTTGCTGATGATTCAG AAGTGTACTGAACGACAGTTTCCACCAGCAGATGTAGCTCAAATACTGGATTCTGCGGTTACAAGTTTACAGCCTTGCACCTCAAAAAACCTTCCTGTTTATGCTGATATAGAGAAGTGCATGATCATGATTAGGAATCAAATTATGGCGCTTGTACCAATGTAA